The stretch of DNA GTCTCTCCAAgtcgcgcgcgcgcacacacacagcACTGATCTACCTAGGCCACCAAAAAATCTCCACCAGCCAAGCCGCcgcttgctgctgctgctccaaAGTCTCTCTTCTCGTCATCTCCATTTCTCGACTGATCACGGCAAGCCAGCAGCGGGGACCGGGGAGGCATCCAAGGCGGGGCTTGGCTATCATATCTGGCGGGCGCTCTGCTGCGGCGACGCCGGCTAGCGACTCCGACGGCGGCTCCGCCGCGGCGAGCGACTTCAACGGCGCTAGCTTCGTCCATCGCTTCATCAACTCCACCAGTTGACGTCCATTCCCAAAATGATAGGAGGAGAGGTGATTCAAGCAGTGACCTTCGCCAACTCTGTGCTTAGCAAGGTGGCTGATCTGATCACGAGAGAGAAGTCCGTGAAAGGTGCAGTCAAAAGAGGCCTCAATGACATCAAGCTGGATATGAAACTGGTGATCGCCGAAATCGACTCGAATGAGAAGAACCACCAAGGGGCGACACATGAGAGCAAGGTTGTGCTACTGAAGGAGTTGGCTTATGATATCGAGGACTTCATAGATCGTACGTGGGTTCCGGGTGCATCTGGCCCTCTCCGCTCGGTAATTGGCCTGGACCCTCGACCTGAAATAGTGCAAAGAATCGAGCATTTCAAGGGCAGTATCCAGAAAGTACGGACCTGGCAACCTGATGCCGGATCCAGCAATGGCGAAGACAGTGCTGCAACACGGTCGTCCTGTCCTTCAGCCACACCTCCTAATCCTTATAGCCAAGATCTAGATCATGAGGATACCTTCAGGAGCATCTGCAGACACAGATGTGAGCTGGGAATGTTGCTGTCAGCAGCCGAAGGGCAAGAGCTGAAGGTGATCTCGATTGTCGGTTGCCGTGGCGTGGGGAAGACTAGTCTAGCAAGAGCAGTCTACGACGACTGTCGCGACAAATACGATTGCGTTGCTTGGGTGATTGCATCCGAGTACCCCAATCTGGAGGACCTTCTGGCGAAGCTCCTCAAGGAGGCACAAAGGACGGCTAAGCCTACATCTACAGCTGCACAAGGGAGCATCTCCGATACTGAGCAAACAAGCCTTCGAAATTTCTTGAGTGACAAAAggtatctctctctctctctctctctcaaaagtATAGACTTGGTCCCTCAAGATTTTTTGGTAGACATTTGGTCCTTCAAGTCTTAAAACCAGATAAGTTTCGTCCAAAACCAGATTTTGACCGGGTTTGACCATGTTGACCCGGGTTGATCgatgaacagtaaattcgaaaAGTTCCAACAAAATATGAAATTTTGTGGCAACCAAGATGCTTTGGTGCTCTAGGTGTTTGTGTGCTGTTTCGACGTTCTAGGAGCTCGTGGTAAAAAAAACAAACAACAAATTTTGACTCacaaaaaaaagtaaaaaattgCTTTTGTTTTGCTAGAGCTCCTCGGATATTATTAGACCACAAATATTTACATGCACCTAGCGCACCCAAGCATCTTGGTTGTCACAAAATTTCAGATGTTTTTGAATTTGTTTGCTAAATTTTTGTAATTTATTGTTCAACGGTCAAACGTGGTCAAAACTAGTCAAACCCGGTCAACGTGCTCAAAATCTGGTTTTGGACCAAACTTATCCGGTTTGGAGACTTGAAGGACCAAATGTTTACCAAAAATTCTTGAGGGACCAAGTCTATACTTTGGGGAACTTGAGGgacatatacatatatatatatatatatatatatatatatatatatatcttaagcTTTTGGATTGAAATTTCTTTTTTCTGATGGAGACTTGAACTGTAAATTTGAAACATCTTAATAGGAGAAATTTCCTTTTCAACTCAATGAACTTAAACTTCAACAGAAAGTTTTCCAGCTTGAAACATGACATTTCGGAAATTTGCAAATTGAAAAATATATTAAATATAAAAGGATATGTCAGACCTTTCACCATGGTGGCTACAGAATAGAGAAATATGCTAGAATTTCTCTAATAAATATGAAAGAATAGAGTTCACTTGCGGTTGCTAAACCATGCCTGAAGTCTTGTCCCGATCTCTAAACTCTCGAGTTAACAATCTGGATACCCCAATATATATTTAAGTGATTTACCTAGGGTTCATAACCTTCCACCTAGCCTCCTCGAACAGAAATATATGACATGTTAGCTGCGAACCGCTCAAATACATCGGAGACCTATATCTGTAAACTTAAATTTGAGGAACTAGGATGAGACTTTCGAAATAGTTTGGGACCATGGGTGCATTCTAGTAAAAGAGAAAAATCTAGCCTAAGATCCGCTTCACATAATCCCAGAAGACATCCTGCTTTTAGTCCCTCCCCCTCTGCATGACATAGATATGTCCTTTAAATCATGTAGCCCAATTGCTCCCTCCCGTAACACACATAACACTGCCTCAGCTTCCTTAAGTAGCATCGCACCTTATGCAACATTTGTTGGAAAGTAATCTCTGAACAGAATATTGCTATCTCCAAACTATACATGTATCTAATTCTCTCTCACATAAAAAACTAAAGTTGTTTTCTCTATAAATTTCTGTCCCTTAATCCCATCTATTAAGCTGCATGAAGTTACTAATTCAATCCCAAAGTTTAAGCTAACAGAGAAAGATGGACAATTCACTTATACTTCAATACTCTCTCTCACGTGTAGGCTCCATCAGGTTTTGAAGTGAAAATAGGAGTAGGCTACAATTGTTTTCTTTTATTCGAATCTGAGCTCGAGGCCTCTACCTATGATATCATATTAAGTTGCATGAATTGGCCAGTTCAACCCAAAAGTTTAACGACAACATATCATATTTATTGGAAGCCAATCTCGAAAATTTGAAGAAATATCAGTGTCAGCGATACGAGGAATAGGGTCCACTGCCGAACTTGATGCTGCGTCACCAAAGACGTGGCGAGTCAAGGGCATGTGCACGAGCGCCTGCCCCGAGCACTGGGATTGCCCGTCTTGACAAGGGGAGCCCCGCATCAACCCAGGGATCGCCCCCCGAGCACCGGAAGAAATGTGGCTCCCACTCGGGGCACCAAGTGTCGTTCCCAGGCACAGGAAGGATAAAAGGGCCAAGGGTAGGTGCTCGGGGCTCCCGGAGCACCACAAAGCTCTCGGGCGATGGGGTGACCAACCTCTGCTCGGGCACCATCTCCTGGACGATAGGGGCAAGAGTCGGCCCTCTTGGAGCGTCCTCAGCGGTCGGGACAGTCTGAGCTTTCACGGGTGCCCTAAATATAATAAATAAAAAATTCCCGAGCTCGTGTTAGACCCCAAGCACACTAATTAATAGACAATACAAAAGAAGAGTTGGTTGACTTACGGTGTCGTGGGCCTCTTGTACCGCTAGCGGGCGGTTAGGATCTCGTAGCCCGAGTTCGTCTTTGTATACACCTCCTTTTTCTCGCTCATGGGCATGCGCTTGGAGGCGTCCGACCTCTGCTCCTTTGGGTCCCTAAGTGGCGGAGCTTAGGAGCTCCCTTGCCTAGAGCCGTTGCCTAAAGCTAGGCTGTCACCATTGCCTATCGGCTACACGGCGGTgatggccacgaggtaggaggggaAGGGTTCCATGTCGCCTTGCCCTTCGGATCTAAGTGGTCCTCACAGATGGAGTGGGTTCCCGAAGTCATTGCAGTGGGCCCTCGTGGGCATCGCAGGCTCCCGGGTTGTCACCGCACCCGTCGCCCTAGCCCTGTCCGTCGATATAATCCCCCTGGAATCGAACTCATGGAGGGTCGACGGATCACGTTGCATTGTGGATTCTTGCAGAGCACAAGACCTGGGCTGGGCAGCGGCTCGCTTGGGCTGAGGTTCCTCGCTAGGCCGACGTGCGTCCGGCTGATGTCTACGTCGCTGGTTCAGGCCGGGTGCCCCCTCTCCTGCAGCGGTGCCAGCCATCGTCGCCGTCAGACCAGCGTGACTGTGCGAGCACTAGCCGCACCTGGTTGATGCCTTCGAGCAGCAGCTCCCACTGCAGTCCAGTTTTTCGCCTACGCTGGCCCGGAAGGGAGCAGTAGTTACTTGTGTAGGTCAATGATGATGTAGCACCACTGGTTGTGCCAGTCGTCCCACTTGCTCTTCGTGTCCTGCGGGATGTATATACCTGGACGCGAGCCAACTCGAGCCGGCTCGGGCCGAGCCTGCCCAAAGCTCGCCGTTCCTCGGGCCGAGTCGAGCCGAGCTCAATGCTCCGGCGAGCCTCAAAATGGAGCTCGGCCCGGGCTTTGCCCTAGTTCGGTGCAGCTTGGCAGGCTCGCCAAGCCTGCGTGCTCAAGTCACTGCCATGTGGGTCTCCACATGGATGGTCACCAATGGGAGGCGAGTAAGACGGTGGCGGCGCTCTGATGAAGCTGGGTCGTTGCCGATCGTTCAGGAGGAAGACAGCGCGACGCTCCTCGTGGACACGTGCGTGCGCCGAGAAGAAGACGGGTGGTGAGGTCGCCGGCGGCAAGCGAGGAAGACGGCGGCGGCACTCCTCGTGGACGTATGCGGGCACCGCGAAGAAGGTCCAGAGCACGGCCGCGACGATGAGGGGAGCGAGCAAGTGGTCGACGAGGTGAAGGAGGAAGGGCGGACGAGCGGCGAGCCGGCGTCGGCGTCCGGCATGCTGCTGGCGGCGGTGTATCGTGCGGGCGTGGAGATGTGCATAACTGGGCCAAGGCAGCGTGCTGGCTATGGGCTGCGTGAGACAGCGTGCTGGGCTGCTTGCTAACTTGCTAAGGGCTGCGCTGGGCTGCTCTGCCGTGCGAGCTTTGGGCTCGCGAGTCAGCCCGAGTCGAGCCTGGCTCGGCTCGAGGTGAAAACAAGCCCGATTGTGCAACTCGGCTCGGCCTTTTTGTGTTGCGGGCCGAGCCTGACTCGCTCCGAGCCGATGCAAGCCCGGGCCGAGCCCAAAAGCTCGAGATGTACTCATCCCCAAGCTTGTTCTTTAGGAGGATAGTTGCAGCTCGTGGTGGCCTCGATCTGGTCTAAGCCCTTTCTCTTCCCTGCAAACCGCAACACAAAGAAATAGTGAAACAACGCCACTGACAGCATCGCTCTCGCGGAGTTCGGGAAGAGATGGACCAGATAGATCTGGTACACCGTCAGCACCAATATCGCTGCTATGAAGCTTCTGAAGATTATCGTCTCCTCCGGCCTTGGCTCCAACGGATATGTTGCCGGCCTTGCCATCGCCACTCCTTCCTGGCCCTCAGGGACCAGCATCTTCCGCATTCTTGTCTATGCCCTCTTCATTGAGGGGGCGAGACATCACGAGGTTTGCTTTGCCGGCTGAGGTGGATGAGGGAAGAGCGTTGCCCTGCGTAGCTGGCATCTCTTCATGGCGGTAGTATGGCATGCAAAGCTGGAAGAAAGAAAGTGAAGGGACTCAAGTTGGAAGAGAAGGCAAAAAGGCGTAGGGAGAAATCAAGTCTAAGGGAATGGCTTGTGAAGAACCGAGGTTGAGGGCAACGGTTCTTGGTGGTAGAGTGCGCCTCCGCACGACGCACATAAGTCAGAGTGGTTTCCTCAAAGTGCGTGTGTAGTGGGCCGACATCTTCAAAGCACGTTCCCCTACTACACGCAGAAGTCGGAGCGGTTCCCTTGAACCACACACAGAGTGAGTCGGTGTTGGCGTTGGCCCATTAAAAGTAAGCCTCATCCCTAGTTTCATCCCCTTCAGGATCTTCACCTGATGACAGggtcgggggctactgtcagcgaTACGGGGAACATGACCCCCTAAACTGCCGACATGGGACAAACTTGACACTACGTCACCAAGGACATGGCGAGTCAAGGGCATGTGCACGTGCGCTTGCCCTGAGCACTGTGGCTGTCCGGCTTGACAAGGGGAGACTCGCATCAACCCGGGGGGTTGTCCTCCGAGCACTCAAAGGAACGTGGCTCCCACTCGGGGAGCCAAGTGTTGTTCTTATGCACATGAAGGATAAAAGGGCCAAGGGTACACAAAGCTCTTGGGGCTCCAGCTCCACACCAGAGCCAGCTCCCCAATCTCCGCGCCGTAATCTCGAAGGTCTATTTAATGAGGGTCTTTCGGCATACCTACTCCATGTCTGCTACAAATGATGATGCCGGAATCTTGGGTAGGTTCCATTCCCTAGTTGACAGGCTTTGTCAGCTATCTGTAGTCTTGGGACCCACCTACGGAAATCTCCGGCTACAACGACAATCCTCCAACTACCGGCATGGGTCGCCCATGGAGGACACGTGAGCAACAATACCACCCCGCTTTTTACAATACGGCCATTGTAGTGCTCTGAGTCTATAACGGGAGAATGGGGGCCATAAAAAAGGTTTCGGTCTTTGAATTTCTAGTAGACTCGGTCTCTCGTTGTAATCTTCCATACAATCATTCATACACAAAGAGCGGGATATATAGGGTATTACACTTagaaggtggcccgaacctgggtaaacacatCATCTTATCTCCTGTTTGTGACTTCATGTAGCTTTTAAATGATTAGCCGCCGATCGAATTCCAAGGGGATCCACCCGGATCACCATTGCCGATGCTTGTTCTCTGACAATCAGTTTCTTAAAAATTATATCATGTATTCTCTCCCATGAATCAGTAAAGTTTTAGAAACAAGAGAATGGCTTATATTTTTCGTAGTATTTTATTATAACCATATATATTATTATTTTGTGAGATTTAAATAATATATTTAATAGTAGACATTAGAATTGGGTAACTCTGTTTGCACTTCTATTCAGAACCAAATTTGGTAGTAAAATGACATATACTGAAGTATGGCCACGCAATTGTGCAAGATATATATTTGGCTACTTTAATtaaaataaaatatgaaaaatatATTTTGATGTGCAATTCAAAGTTTTCTTCCGCTGGTATGATGATGATTATACGTTTCTGCAAGCATGGTATACTGGAGTATGAGGACTGTCAGCTGATTAGTCTTTTTCTTCCGCTGGTATGATGATGATTATACGTTTCTGCAAGCATGGTTTCTCCTGGGTTGGGGGGTGGTGTTTTTAAGTAAACATCTATATTTCTGCAAATGATACTATGATGCACAAATGGATGTGTGGTTTGTGTTAAGTTTTTAATTTCCTATTAAATCTACCATGACTATTTCATATATGAGGATTTTAATTGTCCTTCGAAAGGTACCAAGTTTGATACCTAGATATTAAAATTAATTTAGCACTATCTAGATTCTAGAGGTACCAATTTTGGTTCCCTTTATGCTGAAAGTAATGGTGCCTCCAGGTATGTTTCCAAGGCTGATAAAGAAAATGCTTttcataattttcataaatatatatatacacatacaGATTTTTCCTGATTTAATAAAGAAAATGGTTGTTTCTAAGAGTAATGTTTACATTGTGCTTGGTGAACCAGGTACTTTGTTGTTATTGACGATGTGGACCGTCTAGAAGTGTGTCAGGCTATAAAACGTGAATTCCCTAAAGATGGCCACAGTAGCAGAATAATTGTGACCACAAGCATGCACTCTATTGCGGCTGAATGCAGCTCGGGCAGTCATGTGTATACAATGCAATGTTTGGACAAAGATGAGTCAGAAGAAGTATTCTGGGGATCCGTTGGTCAAGAGAATCAGACGCCAGCCCTACGGCGGGCTTCAGAAGGCATCATCAAGAAATGTGGGGGCTTACCTCTCGCGCTGATCAGCGTAGCCAATTATTTGCGTCGGCGAGGCCAAACCGAGAATCATGTGGCAGGAGGACTCACAACAGAGCACTGCAAAAGTACTGCCTGCACGCTCGGAGACAAGATACTAAAAGGTCATGATGAGTTCTTGGAAATCAATAGAGCTCTTCTCCAGTGCTACAACAACCTTCCAGACCATGACCACCAGAGCTGCTTGCTTTATGCCAGCGTGTTCCCCAGAGGCCGCCCAATTAACAGCAAAGTTCTGCTTAGAAGATGGATGAGTGAAGAGTTTGCTGCACATGGCACCGTCAGTAATGAAGAAAGTGTCAAAAGTTGTTTAGAGGCCTTCATTGAGCGGTGTATCGTTGAACCAGTAGAGATAAAAAATGCTAGGGTAGCCAGGTGCAAGGTTCACAGCATAATGCTCGAGTTCATCATCCACAAGGCCGTCTCAAAGAAATTTGTTGCTCTGGTTGACAAGGATGAGCTCGTGTCCAACAATGGTACTATCACCAATGTTCGTGTCCGCCGACTCTCTGTTCAGGATAGCACCAAGGAAGGAGTTGA from Triticum urartu cultivar G1812 chromosome 3, Tu2.1, whole genome shotgun sequence encodes:
- the LOC125542246 gene encoding disease resistance protein RGA4-like, with translation MIGGEVIQAVTFANSVLSKVADLITREKSVKGAVKRGLNDIKLDMKLVIAEIDSNEKNHQGATHESKVVLLKELAYDIEDFIDRTWVPGASGPLRSVIGLDPRPEIVQRIEHFKGSIQKVRTWQPDAGSSNGEDSAATRSSCPSATPPNPYSQDLDHEDTFRSICRHRCELGMLLSAAEGQELKVISIVGCRGVGKTSLARAVYDDCRDKYDCVAWVIASEYPNLEDLLAKLLKEAQRTAKPTSTAAQGSISDTEQTSLRNFLSDKRYFVVIDDVDRLEVCQAIKREFPKDGHSSRIIVTTSMHSIAAECSSGSHVYTMQCLDKDESEEVFWGSVGQENQTPALRRASEGIIKKCGGLPLALISVANYLRRRGQTENHVAGGLTTEHCKSTACTLGDKILKGHDEFLEINRALLQCYNNLPDHDHQSCLLYASVFPRGRPINSKVLLRRWMSEEFAAHGTVSNEESVKSCLEAFIERCIVEPVEIKNARVARCKVHSIMLEFIIHKAVSKKFVALVDKDELVSNNGTITNVRVRRLSVQDSTKEGVDDAVCSARGIDLSVVRSLTIFGSPLLDLQDCELLRVLDLEGCKGVNNDTVLKAICKQRFLKYLSLRGTDVDHLHQKIKHLVHLETLDIRDTLVEVVPIEVIRLPLLAHLFGRFELPHGIKEEISKQSKLQTLAGVVVTEADKSFENIILHARKLRKVKICQATSYSSNSRNRWMNPRSNSPLKERFTGSKALQILSIDSSDLAKEFIRFLQAPCAITSIKLRGQLDRLPATPALRELCDLNRLLLISTGLSIEDLSALQSLPCLEYLKLAEDGHGFRGRSFVVKSGGFPSLRRLCFEAPRLPQVKIEQGSMKSLTILDLLCPDPVIPEPRLGRPWCFLQLETRLGVEGVSYLENLKEVILHHSMRESEVQAWKEEAIRHNKKPSVKRQPQPTIHAA